One window of Watersipora subatra chromosome 3, tzWatSuba1.1, whole genome shotgun sequence genomic DNA carries:
- the LOC137391956 gene encoding LHFPL tetraspan subfamily member 5 protein-like — MGKNNSKPESGDERVLYYHSKYVKYSRAIAIMWGVLVISLLIIILLCLIQPTWFGSATNQLGSGAFGLWRYDRMVENQFDQKGSFLDLTEIPSAAFQAATVFVLLAVLLIVVCVLCFFLFICISSKIVFIVCGWILVVVALFMLLACIIYPAGWDATVVQEVCGSDAYSTGNCHLQWTYILAIISIFDAIILAVLAFVLAIRHVKPLPWQESGSSTKKAYVVGDDRSSGVQYVQTVPPSYTTQPVVLVDQGSVISHPVGTLRSQKSSKRNFQL; from the exons ATGTAAAATACAGCAGAGCGATCGCTATCATGTGGGGTGTTCTTGTCATCAGCCTTCTCATCATTATTCTCCTCTGCCTCATCCAGCCAACGTGGTTCGGCTCGGCGACAAATCAACTCGGATCTGGGGCTTTCGGACTGTGGAGATATGATAGAATGGTGGAAAACCAGTTTGACCAAAAGGGAAGCTTTCTCGATCTAACAGAAATTCCCTCGGCAGCATTCCAGGCAGCAACGGTGTTTGTTTTATTGGCAGTGTTACTGATTGTCGTGTGTGTCTTGTGCTTCTTTCTCTTTATCTGCATTTCCTCCAAGATCGTCTTTATCGTTTGTGGCTGGATTCTCGTTGTTGTTG cTTTGTTCATGTTGCTGGCTTGTATAATCTACCCGGCGGGATGGGATGCCACGGTGGTACAAGAAGTGTGTGGTTCAGATGCTTACTCTACAGGAAATTGCCACCTTCAATGGACCTACATCCTCGCCATCATCTCCATATTTGATGCCATCATATTAGCTGTGTTGGCCTTTGTCTTGGCTATTAGACATGTCAAGCCCCTTCCTTGGCAAG aAAGCGGCAGTTCAACAAAGAAGGCTTATGTGGTCGGTGATGACCGCTCTTCGGGAGTACAGTATGTGCAGACCGTACCACCCAGCTACACAACTCAACCGGTTGTTCTTGTAGACCAAGGATCTGTGATATCGCATCCTGTGGGCACCCTCAGGTcacaaaaatcatcaaaacgcAACTTTCAACTTTAA